One Keratinibaculum paraultunense genomic window carries:
- a CDS encoding single-stranded DNA-binding protein: MNNVVLIGRLTRDPELRYIPNTGTPVANFTLAVDKQLSKEKKQEFESKGQPTADFINIVIWGRQAENCANYLSKGLLAAVQGRIQTRSYDAKDGTRRYVTEVVAERVEFLEWADDKDSNFEDTSTDFPDIDGFEPIDDDNIPF, encoded by the coding sequence TTGAATAATGTTGTGTTAATTGGAAGACTTACAAGAGATCCAGAATTAAGGTATATACCTAATACTGGAACTCCAGTAGCTAATTTTACTTTAGCAGTAGATAAACAGCTTTCCAAAGAAAAAAAACAAGAATTTGAAAGTAAAGGACAACCAACAGCTGACTTTATAAATATTGTTATATGGGGAAGACAAGCAGAAAATTGTGCAAATTATTTATCAAAAGGGTTATTAGCTGCTGTTCAGGGAAGGATACAAACTAGAAGTTATGATGCTAAGGATGGTACTCGAAGATATGTTACAGAAGTAGTAGCAGAAAGAGTAGAATTTTTAGAATGGGCTGATGATAAGGATTCAAATTTTGAGGATACTAGTACAGATTTTCCTGATATAGATGGATTTGAACCTATAGATGATGATAATATTCCGTTTTAA
- the rpsR gene encoding 30S ribosomal protein S18: protein MQRRFRPRKRVCSFCAEKVDHIDYKDINTLKKYVTDRGKILPRRISGNCAKHQRELTRAIKRARQVALLPYSAD, encoded by the coding sequence GTGCAAAGAAGATTTAGACCAAGAAAAAGAGTTTGTAGTTTCTGTGCAGAAAAAGTAGATCATATAGATTATAAGGATATAAATACATTAAAAAAATATGTTACTGATAGAGGGAAAATTCTTCCAAGAAGAATTTCTGGTAATTGTGCAAAACATCAAAGAGAACTTACAAGAGCTATTAAACGTGCAAGACAAGTAGCATTATTACCATATAGTGCAGATTAA
- a CDS encoding MazG-like family protein, whose protein sequence is MKDKNNVDIIKNLRTIEWLKSEILTSVANLYEILATGEENTKEDIEDLLSNIILLSYLLGKRLGLDYDDINLNLRNKIKLNIIKDHQIEKWYGDLSQLLELLNT, encoded by the coding sequence ATGAAGGACAAAAATAATGTAGATATAATTAAAAATCTTAGGACAATAGAATGGCTAAAATCAGAAATATTAACTTCTGTTGCTAATTTATACGAAATATTAGCAACAGGGGAGGAAAATACAAAAGAAGATATAGAGGATTTACTTTCTAATATAATACTTTTATCCTATTTATTAGGAAAACGGCTAGGATTGGATTATGATGATATAAATTTAAATCTTAGGAATAAAATAAAGTTAAATATAATTAAAGATCATCAGATTGAAAAATGGTATGGAGATTTAAGCCAATTATTAGAATTATTAAATACTTAG
- a CDS encoding DUF2232 domain-containing protein — MNMDENKGHKIFEIISTIIISTILMLLGMYYMPLIIFLYPAPFIILGVKYGLKYNIISIIISTFLVGLMTDTISGLIILLAFLPLSIALNYLIVNRKKTLETMIISTLVTLVSFLIILGLTKNIIGVSIVYQLDEFFTQVINTQIEALKEMQLSQYEILKAEDLLESVFDYILLMIPVLMIIFSLITAYINCFISSIILRKQGYGIVSIPRFSRFKLPNNILLGIGIMFVGVLLIKWLKISYYEAVLVNIVGLTSFMFFTQGLAVIDYKLKMRNIKIIFRIIILLFFIFVLPIGSMILTFIGVLDAILDFRKLKNNV; from the coding sequence ATGAATATGGATGAAAATAAAGGGCACAAAATTTTTGAGATAATATCGACCATAATAATATCTACTATTTTGATGTTGTTAGGAATGTACTATATGCCATTAATTATATTTTTATATCCTGCGCCATTTATAATATTAGGAGTTAAATATGGATTAAAGTATAATATAATTAGTATTATAATATCAACTTTTTTAGTTGGGCTTATGACAGATACTATATCGGGATTAATTATATTATTAGCTTTTTTACCTTTGAGTATTGCACTTAATTATTTAATTGTTAATAGAAAAAAAACATTGGAAACTATGATTATTTCTACTTTGGTTACATTAGTATCTTTTTTGATTATATTAGGTTTAACAAAGAATATAATAGGGGTAAGTATAGTATATCAGTTGGATGAATTTTTCACTCAGGTTATTAATACACAAATAGAGGCATTGAAAGAGATGCAATTATCTCAATATGAGATATTAAAAGCTGAAGATTTATTAGAAAGTGTTTTTGACTATATATTATTGATGATACCTGTTTTAATGATCATATTTTCATTAATTACAGCATATATAAATTGTTTTATATCTTCTATAATACTTAGAAAACAAGGGTATGGTATTGTATCTATTCCTAGATTTTCAAGATTTAAATTACCTAACAATATATTATTAGGTATAGGTATTATGTTTGTAGGAGTTTTGTTGATAAAATGGTTAAAGATATCTTATTATGAGGCGGTACTAGTAAATATTGTAGGGCTTACATCCTTTATGTTTTTTACACAAGGGCTAGCAGTAATAGACTACAAATTAAAAATGAGAAATATAAAAATAATATTTAGAATAATTATTTTGTTATTTTTCATATTCGTATTGCCTATAGGCTCCATGATATTAACCTTCATAGGAGTATTAGATGCTATACTAGATTTTAGAAAACTTAAAAATAATGTTTAA
- a CDS encoding DHH family phosphoesterase — protein MDNKNLFNWKDTKLYLVIIGCLIVIIAYYQPILALIWAIALAYLIYHYNKTIHDKEKEWTKYIETLTEEFESATKHAVFNMPFPLVILEIDGTISWYNTRFSSMIDEENILNNKIEEFAPNLNIEEILKKDDKKPIEVKYKDRYYQIHYNIIEIKKAVSKKGIIIMLYWIDDTDRMILKDKYEDEKLTVCLAYVDNYDEVKNTTPEVNRPLVLAEIDKTISSYAAEHNGFTRKYENDKYLLIFENKDLQVIQQKKFDILDKIREIDKGNTIPITLSMGVGVNGKNPNETYEYAKAAIDIALGRGGDQTVVKKNNDLKFYGGKTKAIEKRNKVKARVISHALRQLIDQSEEVFVMGHKNADMDSFGASVGIVRAALNRNKKGYIILSGVNPSIKNIYERMKSEVPEYLDLILTPEEAYNKVDQSSLLVVVDNHKPSFTEAPELLDLTDKIVLIDHHRRGAEFLKDPILRYLEPYASSTCELVTEILYYMFEKMEMSEFEADALLAGITVDTKNFTFQTGVRTFEAASILKRSGADPTRVRHLFRDDFNTFLHKAEVVRNSKIVFNKVAIGRLEKDMEDSVLIAAQSANDLLNINGVEASFVLTLFEGKVHISGRSLGNVSVQLILEKLGGGGHLTSAGTQLEGITIDEAEELLINSIEEYFKEGDEE, from the coding sequence ATGGATAATAAGAATTTATTCAATTGGAAGGATACAAAACTGTATCTTGTAATTATTGGCTGTCTTATAGTTATAATTGCTTACTATCAACCTATATTAGCTTTAATATGGGCTATAGCGTTAGCTTATTTAATTTATCATTATAACAAGACAATTCATGACAAAGAAAAAGAGTGGACTAAATATATAGAAACCTTAACGGAAGAATTTGAATCAGCAACTAAACATGCAGTATTTAATATGCCTTTTCCACTGGTAATATTAGAAATAGATGGGACTATAAGCTGGTATAATACTCGATTTTCGTCTATGATTGATGAAGAAAATATATTGAATAATAAGATAGAAGAATTTGCACCTAATTTAAATATAGAAGAGATTTTAAAAAAGGATGATAAAAAACCCATAGAGGTTAAATATAAAGACAGATATTATCAAATACATTATAATATTATAGAAATTAAAAAAGCTGTTAGCAAAAAAGGCATAATAATTATGTTATATTGGATAGATGATACAGATAGAATGATTTTAAAAGATAAATATGAGGATGAGAAACTTACTGTTTGTCTAGCTTATGTAGATAATTATGATGAAGTAAAAAATACTACACCAGAAGTAAATAGACCACTAGTATTAGCTGAAATAGATAAAACTATAAGCAGTTACGCAGCAGAGCATAATGGATTTACTAGGAAATATGAAAACGATAAATATTTACTAATATTTGAAAATAAGGATTTGCAAGTTATTCAACAAAAGAAGTTTGATATATTGGATAAAATTAGGGAAATAGATAAAGGTAATACTATTCCTATTACTTTGAGTATGGGTGTAGGAGTAAATGGCAAGAATCCAAATGAAACTTATGAGTATGCAAAAGCAGCTATAGATATTGCTCTAGGTCGTGGAGGCGATCAAACTGTAGTTAAGAAAAATAATGATTTAAAATTTTATGGTGGAAAAACTAAAGCTATAGAAAAAAGGAACAAAGTAAAAGCTAGAGTTATATCCCATGCTTTAAGACAACTTATAGATCAGTCAGAAGAAGTATTTGTAATGGGACATAAAAATGCAGATATGGATTCCTTTGGTGCTAGTGTAGGTATAGTTAGGGCAGCTTTAAATAGAAATAAGAAGGGATATATTATATTATCAGGCGTTAATCCTTCAATAAAAAACATATATGAAAGAATGAAATCTGAAGTACCAGAATACTTGGATTTAATACTTACTCCAGAGGAAGCTTATAATAAAGTAGATCAATCCTCTTTATTAGTAGTAGTGGATAATCACAAGCCTAGCTTTACAGAAGCTCCTGAACTTTTAGATTTGACAGATAAAATAGTATTAATAGATCACCATAGAAGAGGAGCTGAATTTTTGAAAGATCCTATATTAAGGTATTTAGAGCCTTATGCTTCATCTACTTGTGAATTAGTAACAGAAATACTATATTATATGTTTGAAAAGATGGAGATGAGTGAATTTGAAGCAGATGCTTTATTAGCAGGAATAACTGTAGATACTAAAAACTTTACTTTTCAAACGGGAGTTAGAACCTTTGAAGCAGCATCTATTCTTAAAAGATCAGGAGCTGATCCTACTAGAGTTAGGCATCTATTTAGAGATGATTTTAATACATTTTTACATAAAGCTGAAGTGGTTAGAAATTCGAAAATAGTGTTTAATAAAGTAGCTATAGGAAGATTAGAAAAGGATATGGAAGATTCGGTATTGATAGCAGCTCAATCTGCTAATGATTTATTAAATATAAATGGTGTAGAAGCCTCCTTCGTATTAACATTGTTTGAAGGTAAAGTTCATATTAGTGGAAGATCTTTAGGAAATGTGAGTGTTCAATTGATTCTAGAAAAGCTTGGAGGAGGAGGTCATTTAACTAGTGCAGGAACTCAATTAGAAGGGATAACTATAGATGAAGCTGAAGAACTTTTAATAAATTCTATAGAAGAATATTTTAAGGAAGGTGATGAGGAATGA
- the rplI gene encoding 50S ribosomal protein L9 produces the protein MKIILLKEVKGLGKEGDLVDVKDGYARNYLFPRKLAIEATPANLNKWKNKKKEMEAKEREEYEKALKLKEKIESIDLKLKGKAGEGGKLFGSITSKDISDALKEQHNIDIDKRKIELEDNIKTLGTTEVEIKIYPEVSAKLRVKVSEE, from the coding sequence ATGAAAATAATATTATTGAAAGAAGTAAAAGGCTTAGGTAAAGAAGGTGATTTAGTTGATGTAAAAGATGGTTATGCTAGGAATTATTTATTTCCTAGAAAATTGGCTATAGAAGCCACTCCAGCAAACTTAAATAAATGGAAGAATAAAAAGAAAGAGATGGAAGCAAAAGAAAGAGAGGAATATGAAAAGGCTTTAAAATTAAAAGAAAAAATTGAGTCTATAGATTTAAAACTAAAAGGTAAAGCAGGAGAAGGGGGAAAACTGTTTGGTTCTATTACATCTAAAGATATTTCTGATGCGTTAAAAGAACAACATAATATAGATATAGATAAAAGAAAAATTGAATTGGAGGATAATATAAAGACTTTAGGAACTACTGAAGTTGAAATAAAGATATATCCAGAGGTATCAGCTAAATTAAGGGTAAAAGTTAGCGAAGAGTAA
- the dnaB gene encoding replicative DNA helicase, whose amino-acid sequence MLINQEAINTAIEQLAPEDFYKEANKEIFKAMIELYKRNEPVDIITLSEELKRKDILENIGGVTYLTSLSGGVAISSNIKYYCDIVEEKALLRQLIASCDEIMAKSYEASEEVNSIIEQAEKKIFDITQGRHKGGFAPIKDVLLESFSKIEEMAAREGELTGLTTGFIDIDSKLSGMQKSDLILLAARPSMGKTALGINIATNAAIKANASVAIFSLEMSKEQLAQRMISSISHVNLQNIISGRLKEEEWLKIINGIAPLSQSNIFIDDTAGISLMEIKAKCRKLKIEKGLDLIVIDYLQLMQSEMKHENRQQEISAISRGLKALAKEMDCPVLALSQLSRAPELRSDHRPILSDLRESGAIEQDADVVLFLYRDEYYNEDTDKKNIGEVIIAKHRNGPTGTVELVWKQEFTKFLNKENIREEL is encoded by the coding sequence ATGCTTATAAATCAAGAAGCTATAAATACTGCCATAGAGCAGTTGGCTCCAGAAGATTTTTATAAAGAAGCAAATAAAGAAATATTTAAAGCTATGATAGAATTATATAAAAGAAATGAACCAGTGGATATTATCACTTTATCGGAAGAATTAAAAAGAAAAGATATATTAGAAAATATAGGGGGAGTTACTTATTTAACCAGTTTATCTGGAGGAGTAGCTATAAGTTCCAATATAAAATATTATTGTGATATAGTAGAAGAAAAAGCTTTACTTAGACAGTTGATTGCATCTTGTGATGAGATAATGGCAAAGAGCTATGAAGCTAGTGAAGAAGTAAATAGTATAATAGAACAAGCTGAAAAGAAAATATTTGATATTACTCAAGGAAGACATAAAGGAGGATTTGCTCCTATAAAAGATGTGTTGTTGGAAAGTTTTTCAAAAATAGAGGAAATGGCTGCTCGCGAAGGGGAACTAACAGGGTTAACCACTGGTTTTATTGATATAGATAGTAAACTTTCAGGAATGCAAAAATCAGATCTTATATTATTAGCTGCTAGACCTTCCATGGGAAAAACAGCTTTAGGTATAAACATAGCTACTAATGCTGCAATTAAAGCTAATGCGAGTGTTGCTATTTTTTCATTGGAGATGTCCAAAGAGCAATTAGCTCAAAGGATGATAAGTTCTATATCCCATGTAAACCTACAAAATATAATTAGCGGTAGACTTAAAGAAGAAGAATGGTTGAAAATAATAAATGGTATTGCCCCTTTATCTCAATCTAACATATTTATTGATGATACAGCTGGTATTTCTCTTATGGAAATAAAAGCTAAATGTAGAAAGTTGAAAATTGAGAAAGGATTAGATTTAATAGTTATAGACTATTTACAATTAATGCAGTCAGAGATGAAACATGAAAATAGGCAACAGGAGATATCTGCTATATCTCGAGGTTTAAAAGCATTAGCAAAAGAGATGGATTGCCCAGTGTTAGCTCTTTCGCAGCTTTCTCGTGCTCCAGAACTTCGCTCAGATCATCGTCCTATACTTTCAGATTTGAGAGAATCAGGAGCAATAGAGCAAGATGCAGATGTTGTATTATTTTTATATAGAGATGAATACTATAACGAAGATACAGACAAAAAAAATATTGGAGAAGTAATTATTGCAAAACATAGAAATGGACCTACAGGTACTGTAGAATTAGTATGGAAACAAGAATTCACTAAATTTTTAAACAAAGAAAATATAAGAGAAGAATTATAG
- a CDS encoding GNAT family N-acetyltransferase — translation MELKGNRIRIVPMALEHAYFMRQWGFHENPLLFDYNLPPFDDKQIEEWYHYKSKGHNSKYYSVFNEENRLIGYMGIKHIRRILKEATLGIVFDPNYVNQGYGTESILTFLDYYFNEMNMKRMYLEVAKFNKRAIRCYEKSGFKIVDVYVDEFFNQNIDFNNPYFLKEKSSFVLINGKVYNYIYKMKIDKKTYLKEKKLKEKKLGIP, via the coding sequence ATGGAATTAAAAGGAAATAGGATAAGGATAGTTCCTATGGCACTGGAACATGCTTATTTCATGAGGCAGTGGGGATTTCATGAGAATCCACTATTATTTGATTATAATTTGCCTCCATTTGATGATAAACAGATAGAAGAATGGTATCATTATAAGAGCAAAGGACATAATAGCAAATACTACAGTGTATTTAATGAAGAAAATAGACTTATAGGCTATATGGGGATTAAACATATAAGACGTATATTAAAAGAAGCTACTTTGGGTATAGTATTCGATCCTAATTATGTAAATCAAGGATATGGAACAGAAAGTATATTAACTTTTTTAGACTATTATTTCAATGAAATGAATATGAAGAGAATGTATTTAGAGGTGGCTAAATTCAATAAAAGAGCAATTAGATGTTATGAAAAGAGTGGATTTAAAATAGTAGATGTATATGTAGACGAATTTTTTAATCAAAATATAGATTTTAATAATCCATATTTTTTAAAAGAAAAATCCTCTTTTGTATTAATAAATGGAAAAGTATATAATTATATCTACAAGATGAAAATAGATAAGAAAACTTATTTAAAAGAAAAAAAGTTAAAAGAGAAGAAATTGGGAATACCATAA
- a CDS encoding DnaD domain protein encodes MNFIIETTDIDLGDTPIENIFINDFMPMADGTYVKVYLLGYKYAHDKDENIEVDNETIAKHLNIPLIDVLNAWDFWEQKGIIKKIPIDEGKQYDYKVKFLNLKQLYIKNNYKPINMNEEVVTKSYTCSVEDLVDANQIPRINEMFNSIDYIMRRQLVPNEKRRVLEWIHNYNMNPDIIEKAFFYAVEKKGKRNINYIAGIIRNWYDQGITNIEALQDNLKVTNEKYYRYERVMKALGIVNRLPTEGEMKTIDKWFEEYKFTMEMVLKGCENSKKTSNPSISYIDGILSSWHQKGIKTLEDIEEKDKPPIKKEQEFSNKKYRKAKVNKNRFHNFEQRTSKYTADQLEEIARRKREEYYSKIKGEYNDV; translated from the coding sequence ATGAATTTTATAATTGAAACTACAGATATAGATTTAGGAGATACCCCTATTGAAAATATATTTATAAATGATTTTATGCCTATGGCTGATGGTACTTATGTAAAAGTATATCTTTTAGGATATAAATATGCACATGATAAAGATGAAAATATAGAAGTTGACAATGAGACCATAGCAAAACATTTAAATATACCTTTAATAGATGTGTTAAATGCATGGGATTTTTGGGAACAAAAAGGTATAATAAAAAAAATACCTATTGATGAGGGGAAACAATATGATTATAAAGTGAAGTTTTTAAATTTAAAACAATTATATATAAAAAATAATTACAAACCTATAAATATGAATGAGGAAGTTGTTACAAAGAGTTATACTTGTTCTGTAGAGGATTTGGTTGATGCTAATCAAATACCTCGTATAAATGAAATGTTTAATTCCATAGATTATATAATGAGAAGGCAATTAGTTCCTAATGAAAAGAGGAGAGTATTAGAGTGGATACATAATTATAATATGAATCCAGATATTATAGAAAAAGCTTTCTTTTATGCAGTAGAGAAAAAAGGAAAAAGAAATATAAATTATATAGCAGGAATAATAAGGAATTGGTACGATCAAGGAATAACAAATATAGAAGCTTTACAGGATAACTTAAAGGTTACAAATGAAAAATACTATAGATATGAACGAGTAATGAAAGCATTAGGTATAGTCAATAGATTGCCTACAGAAGGAGAGATGAAAACTATAGATAAATGGTTTGAAGAATATAAATTTACTATGGAGATGGTTCTTAAAGGATGTGAAAATTCTAAGAAAACATCTAATCCAAGTATAAGTTACATAGATGGGATACTATCTTCTTGGCATCAAAAAGGGATAAAAACTCTAGAAGATATAGAAGAAAAAGATAAACCTCCTATTAAAAAAGAACAAGAATTTTCTAATAAAAAATATAGAAAAGCTAAAGTAAATAAAAATAGATTTCATAATTTTGAGCAGAGAACTTCTAAATACACTGCTGATCAATTAGAAGAAATTGCTCGAAGAAAGCGAGAAGAATATTATTCTAAGATAAAAGGAGAGTACAATGATGTATAA